The Nocardioides salarius genome includes a region encoding these proteins:
- a CDS encoding MarR family winged helix-turn-helix transcriptional regulator: MSERDPIREAHRQWVAHGWPEAADGMALVTSVVRVQQLLSGRIEAVLRPLDLTFARYEVLRLLSFSSAGRLPMMRLGSLLQVHPASVTSAVDRLERQGFVRRVRGDGDRRVVLAEITDAGREVVERATEGLNTDVFGSPGIGAESTAELTRLLGELRASAGDRVD, translated from the coding sequence ATGAGCGAGCGCGACCCGATCCGCGAGGCCCACCGCCAGTGGGTCGCCCACGGCTGGCCCGAGGCCGCCGACGGGATGGCGCTGGTGACGTCGGTGGTGCGCGTCCAGCAGCTGCTGAGCGGACGCATCGAGGCGGTGCTGCGCCCGCTCGACCTGACCTTCGCGCGCTACGAGGTGCTGCGACTGCTGTCCTTTTCCTCGGCCGGGCGGCTGCCGATGATGCGGTTGGGCTCGCTGCTGCAGGTGCACCCCGCCTCGGTCACCAGCGCGGTCGACCGCCTCGAGCGCCAGGGCTTCGTACGCCGCGTGCGCGGCGACGGCGACCGGCGCGTGGTGCTCGCGGAGATCACCGACGCGGGACGCGAGGTCGTCGAGCGGGCGACCGAGGGGCTCAACACCGACGTCTTCGGCTCCCCCGGCATCGGGGCGGAGTCGACGGCCGAGCTGACCAGGCTCCTGGGCGAGCTGCGCGCCAGCGCGGGCGACCGGGTCGACTGA